One genomic region from Cydia amplana chromosome Z, ilCydAmpl1.1, whole genome shotgun sequence encodes:
- the LOC134661425 gene encoding succinate--CoA ligase [ADP-forming] subunit beta, mitochondrial encodes MATFLPRSLGLAETVIRNNGAKLLAATALPHKQQVRNLNVHEYVSYTLLRDAGIPVPKFNVAKSKDDALKFAKELNTKDIVLKAQVLAGGRGKGAFKNGLKGGVRMVSTPEQAAELASKMLNQYLVTKQTGAGGRICNMVMVTERKFPRREFYVAIMMERSFNGPVIIASSQGGVNIEDVAAENPEAITYEPIDIIKGITADQINRVIEKIGLQERQQEASDMIAKMYELFLKKDALLIEVNPYAEDALSGNFFCLDAKFRFDDNADFRQKELFALRDTTQEDPKEIEAAKFNLNYIALDGTIGCMVNGAGLAMATMDIIKLYGGDPANFLDVGGGATAQAVSEAFKIILSDPKVTAILVNIFGGIMRCDVIAEGIITAAKNLNIQIPVIVRLQGTKVNEARKLIAESGLRIVPRDDLDEAAALVVQLSEIVSLAKKAGVEVKFDIPRYMLEK; translated from the exons ATGGCGACTTTCCTTCCTCGTTCTCTTGGTCTTGCTGAAACTGTAATTCGGAATAATGGAGCAAAG CTGCTGGCAGCGACGGCGCTGCCCCACAAGCAGCAGGTGCGCAACCTGAACGTGCACGAGTACGTGAGCTACACGCTGCTGCGCGACGCCGGCATCCCGGTGCCCAAGTTCAACGTCGCCAAATCCAAGGACGACGCCCTTAAGTTCGCTAAGGAGCTCAATACCAAAGACATCGTCCTTAAAGCACAG GTCCTAGCCGGAGGACGAGGAAAGGGAGCCTTCAAGAATGGTCTCAAAGGTGGTGTCCGTATGGTTTCCAC ACCGGAGCAAGCCGCTGAGCTCGCGAGCAAGATGCTCAACCAGTACCTGGTGACGAAACAGACCGGCGCCGGCGGGCGCATCTGCAACATGGTCATGGTCACCGAGCGCAAGTTCCCGCGCCGCGAGTTCTACGTCGCCATCATGATGGAGCGCAGCTTCAAT GGTCCCGTGATAATCGCGTCGTCGCAAGGTGGCGTGAACATCGAGGACGTGGCGGCGGAGAACCCCGAGGCCATCACCTACGAGCCCATCGACATCATCAAGGGAATCACTGCTGACCAGATCAACCGCGTCATCGAGAAG ATTGGGCTTCAAGAAAGGCAACAAGAAGCTTCTGACATGATTGCCAAAATGTATGAGCTGTTCTTGAAAAAAGACGCTCTGCTTATCGAGGTGAACCCTTACGCCGAGGACGCTCTCTCTGGCAATT TCTTCTGTTTGGACGCCAAGTTCCGTTTCGACGACAACGCCGACTTCAGGCAAAAGGAACTGTTCGCACTGCGCGACACCACGCAGGAAGACCCCAAGGAAATCGAGGCCGCCAAGTTCAACCTGAACTACATTGCTCTCGACG GCACGATCGGTTGCATGGTGAACGGCGCCGGGCTGGCCATGGCCACCATGGACATCATCAAGCTGTACGGCGGCGACCCGGCCAACTTCCTCGACGTGGGCGGCGGCGCGACCGCGCAAGCCGTCTCG GAAGCCTTCAAGATCATTCTGTCCGACCCGAAAGTGACAGCCATCCTGGTGAACATCTTCGGCGGCATCATGCGCTGTGACGTCATCGCCGAGGGCATCATCACCGCCGCCAAGAACCTCAACATTCAGATCCCCGTTATTGTCCGACTTCAG GGCACGAAGGTGAACGAGGCGCGCAAGCTGATCGCGGAGTCGGGTCTGCGCATCGTGCCGCGCGACGACCTGGACGAGGCGGCCGCGCTGGTGGTGCAGCTCAGCGAGATCGTGTCGCTCGCCAAGAAGGCCGGAGTCGAGGTCAAATTCGACATCCCTAGATACATGCTCGAGAAGTAA
- the LOC134661435 gene encoding AP-3 complex subunit delta codes for MALKKVKGNFERMFDKNLTDLVRGIRNNRDNEAKYIAQCMEEIKVELRQDNIAVKANAVAKLTYLQMLGYDISWAIFNVIEVMSSNKFTYKRVGYLAASQSFHADSELLMLTTNMIRKDLNAQNQYEAGLALSGLSCFISHDLARDLANDIMTLMSSTKPYLRMKAVLMMYKVFLRYPEALRPAFPKLKEKLEDPDPGVQSAAVNVVCELARKNPKNYLSLAPVFFKLMTTSTNNWMLIKIIKLFGALTPLEPRLGKKLIEPLTNLIHSTSAMSLLYECINTVIAVIISISSGMPGHAASVQLCVQKLRILIEDSDQNLKYLGLLAMSRILKSHPKSVQAHKDLVLACLDDKDESIRLRALGLLYGMVSKKNLMEIVKKLMLHTERAEGTLYRDELLTRMIEICSQNNYQHVVDFEWYVAVLSELTEMETSAKHGIILGTQLLEVGARVADVRAFAARECAALAARAAASPPGPASREVLYAAAYVLAEYCQEEDVMRNAISPLLLCAGAGGGAMRARAVCVHAAFKLAARLLARYEARRDQAAALSVVREAVAGLRPLLCSEDMEVQERAHNASAMLMLLLRRLAPEDCQDQPVEKLLDHEHSNGVEAETSAEPGSDLNGGAGAGFSGGLIAELADLFDGDLKPVAPKAQKKVPMPADLNLEEWLSRDRWSSESSSSEEEGEPVFAAPAPDARPTAQFTQEELHMLREARRQEQANNPHYLKDDSPRSYQQDDVPVAEIALEVPLVVRAKRSDAYLTVSMRESSKKTKKSKRAGGKRKSKKEQCSESESEGEVAARPVVAEGGELPEGAAPSDEEPAPPADDPHRALDLDLDLPLRDDELLTSRIHQYPSPETGLLNKKTKVTKKAKSEKNATEKSQKKKEKKNKHTKEGDLIIADLDKYVAPEDALIDNIKGKEKKRSKTNSGAGERDKTNKTENHKKAKKETRDKESKKRSSKKDNHETKIGYEEALGISTPSKEVL; via the exons ATGGCTTTGAAAAAAGTTAAAGGCAATTTCGAACGTATGTTTGATAAAAACCTAACAGACTTAGTTCGCGGAATCAGAAATAACAGAGATAATGAG GCAAAGTACATAGCTCAGTGCATGGAGGAAATAAAAGTAGAGTTACGACAAGATAATATTGCAGTGAAAGCTAACGCCGTCGCTAAGCTCACATAC TTACAAATGTTAGGATATGACATATCATGGGCAATATTCAACGTGATAGAAGTGATGAGCTCAAACAAGTTTACATATAAAAGAGTTGGGTACTTAGCCGCTAGTCAATCATTCCATGCAGACTCTGAGCTGCTCATGCTTACCACAAACATGATCCGCAAGGACCTGAATGCTCAGAACCAGTATGAAGCGGGCCTTGCATTGAGTGGCCTTAGCTGTTTTATTTCTCATGATTTAGCGAGGGATCTAGCAAATGACATCATGACCTTG ATGAGTTCAACAAAGCCTTATTTAAGGATGAAGGCAGTGCTGATGATGTACAAAGTATTCCTGAGGTATCCAGAAGCACTTAGGCCAGCATTTCCCAAACTAAAGGAAAAGCTGGAAGATCCAGATCCAG GAGTCCAGTCAGCTGCAGTAAATGTTGTTTGTGAATTGGCAAGAAAGAATCCAAAAAATTACCTCTCATTGGCTCCTGTGTTCTTTAAGCTAATGACAACCTCCACCAATAACTGGATGCTGATCAAGATCATCAAACTG TTTGGTGCCTTAACCCCATTAGAGCCCCGGCTTGGCAAGAAACTGATAGAACCATTAACTAATTTAATTCATAG TACGTCAGCTATGTCGCTACTGTACGAGTGCATCAACACGGTGATCGCCGTGATCATCAGCATCAGCAGCGGCATGCCCGGCCACGCCGCCTCCGTGCAGCTCTGCGTGCAGAAACTGAGGATACTCATTGAAGATAGCGATCAAAACT TGAAATACCTGGGTCTGCTGGCGATGTCGCGCATCCTCAAGTCGCACCCGAAGTCGGTGCAGGCGCACAAGGACCTGGTGCTCGCCTGTCTCGACGACAAGGACGAGTCCATCAGGCTTCGAGCTCTGGGTCTGCTATACGGAATG GTATCAAAGAAGAATCTAATGGAAATCGTGAAGAAGTTAATGCTACACACGGAACGCGCGGAAGGAACGTTGTACCGGGACGAGCTGCTTACGCGCATGATCGAGATCTGCTCGCAGAACAACTACCAGCACGTGGTCGACTTCGAGTGGTACGTCGCCGTGCTGTCGGAGCTCACCGAGATGGAAACTAGCGCCAAACATG GCATCATCCTCGGCACTCAGCTGTTGGAAGTAGGGGCTCGCGTGGCGGATGTTCGCGCGTTCGCTGCGCGCGAATGCGCCGCGctggccgcgcgcgccgccgcctcgcCGCCGGGACCCGCGTCGCGAGAGGTGCTCTATGCGGCCGCCTACGTGCTAGCCGAGTACTGCCA GGAAGAAGACGTGATGCGCAACGCTATCTCCCCGCTGCTGCtgtgcgcgggcgcgggcggcggcgcgatgCGAGCGCGCGCCGTGTGCGTGCACGCGGCCTTCAAGCTGGCAGCGCGCCTGCTCGCGCGCTACGAGGCGCGTCGGGACCAAGCCGCTGCGCTCTCG GTGGTCCGCGAGGcggtggcggggctgcggccGCTCCTCTGCAGCGAGGACATGGAGGTGCAGGAGCGCGCGCACAACGCGTCCGCCATGCTGATGCTGCTGCTGCGCCGGCTCGCCCCCGAGGACTGCCAGGACCAGCCCGTCGAGAAGCTGCTCGACCACGAGCACAG CAACGGAGTGGAGGCGGAGACGAGCGCGGAGCCCGGCTCGGACTTGAACGGGGGCGCGGGCGCCGGTTTCAGCGGCGGCCTGATCGCCGAGCTGGCCGACCTCTTCGACGGCGACCTCAAACCCGTCGCCCCTAAGGCACAGAAAAAAGTGCCCATGCCTGCAGA TCTGAACCTGGAGGAGTGGTTGTCGCGCGACCGCTGGTCTTCGGAGAGCTCCAGCTCGGAGGAGGAGGGCGAGCCGGTGTtcgccgcgccggcgcccgaCGCGCGCCCCACCGCGCAGTTCACGCAGGAGGAGCTGCACATG CTACGCGAGGCGCGGCGGCAGGAGCAGGCGAACAACCCGCACTACCTGAAGGACGACTCGCCGCGCTCCTACCAGCAGGACGACGTGCCGGTCGCGGAGATCGCGCTCGAGGTGCCGCTCGTGGTGCGCG CCAAGCGATCCGACGCTTACCTGACCGTGTCGATGCGGGAGAGTTCAAAGAAAACCAAGAAGTCGAAGCGAGCGGGCGGCAAGCGGAAGAGCAAAAAGGAGCAGTGTTCCGAGTCGGAGAGCGAGGGCGAGGTCGCGGCGCGGCCCGTGGTGGCCGAGGGCGGGGAGCTGCCCGAGGGCGCGGCGCCGTCCGACGAGgagcccgcgccgcccgccgacGACCCCCACCGCGCGCTCGACCTGGACCTCGACTT ACCACTACGCGATGACGAGCTACTTACTTCTAGAATACATCAGTACCCCTCACCAGAGACCGGCCTTCTCAACAAAAAGACAAAAGTAACTAAGAAAGCCAAATCCGAAAAGAACGCCACTGAGAAATCTCAAAAGAAGAAGGAGAAAAAGAACAAACACACCAAAGAAGGCGACTTAATTATAGCTGACCTGGACAAATACGTAGCACCAGAAGATGCACTCATAGACAACATAAAGGGGAAAGAGAAAAAGCGATCGAAGACAAATAGCGGCGCGGGCGAGCGGGACAAAACTAACAAGACTGAAAATCACAAGAAGGCGAAGAAGGAGACGAGAGACAAGGAGTCTAAAAAGAGATCCtctaaaaaag ataACCATGAAACGAAAATAGGCTATGAAGAAGCATTAGGAATTTCGACACCTAGCAAAGAAGTTCTATAG